The Streptomyces sp. V4I8 genome includes the window CCCGCTGCCAGTCCTTCGCCACCTTCACATGCAGGTCCAGGAAGACCGGCGTGCCCAGCAACGCCTCGATCTGCTTGCGGGACTTGATGCCGACGTCCTTCAGGCGCTTGCCCTTGGGGCCGATGATGATGCCCTTCTGGCTGGGGCGCTCGATGTAGACGAAGGCGTGGATGTCCAGCAGGGGCTTGTCGGCGGGGCGGTCCTCGCGGGGGAGCATCTCCTCCACCACGACCGCGATGGAGTGGGGGAGCTCGTCGCGGACGCCCTCTAGCGCGGCCTCGCGGATGAGCTCGGCGATCATGACCTGTTCGGGCTCGTCGGTGAGGTCACCCTCGGGGTAGAGGGCGGGCCCCTCCGGCAGCAGCGGCACGATCAGGTCGGCCAGCAGGCCCACCTGCTTGTCGCCGACCGCCGAGACGGGGACGATCTCGGCCCACTCGAAGCCCAGCTCCTTGCCGAGCTGGTCGATGGCGATGAGCTGCTCGGCGAGCGTCTTGCCGTCCACGAGGTCGGTCTTCGTGACGATCGCGATCTTCGGCGTCTTCTTGATCGACGCGAGTTCCTTGGCGATGAAGCGGTCACCGGGACCGAGCTTCTCGTTCGCCGGCAGACAGAAGCCGATCACGTCGACCTCGGCCCAGGTCGTACGGACGACGTCGTTGAGCCGCTCGCCCAGCAGCGTGCGCGGCTTGTGCAGCCCAGGGGTGTCGACCAGGATCAGCTGGGCGTCCTCCCGGTGCACGATCCCCCGCACCGTGTGCCGCGTCGTCTGCGGCTGGTTCGCGGTGATCGCCACCTTCTGGCCGACCAGAGCATTCGTCAGCGTGGACTTGCCCGCGTTGGGACGGCCCACGAAGCAGGCGAAGCCGGCGCGATGGGGCGCCTCGGACGGCTCGGATGACTTACTGCGCACGCTCATGGCGCCCATTCTCCCTGATCCACAGACCCTTGCCGCACACGCGCCCGAGTGCACCCCGCCCGGTGAGCTTCCGGAAACCCCCGCGCAACGAAACGTCGCCGAAACACACCCGTACGCGGCCGGAAACTCGGACCGGTGAATCTCTGACGAGCCCCCACACCGTTGGAGACAACCGTGCCCCTCGCCGCCGCACAAGCCGCGCAGATCGACACCGGCGACACCGCCTGGCTGCTCGCCGCCACCGCCCTCGTCCTGCTGATGACCCCGGGCCTGGCCCTGTTCTACGGCGGCATGGTCCGCACGAAGAGCGTCCTCAACATGTTGATGATGAGCTTCGTGTCCGTCGCGCTCGTCACCGTCGTGTGGCTGGCCTGCGGGTATTCGCTCGCCTTCGGGGACGACGTCGCCGGTGGGCTCATCGGCGGGCTCGAGCATGCCGGCATGGCCGGGCTCGGACCCGACAGCGTCCAGGGCACCGTCCCCACCGTCCTCTTCGCCACCTTCCAGCTCACCTTCGCGATCATCACCGCCGCGCTCGTCAGCGGCGCGGTCGCGGACCGGGCGAAGTTCGGGGCGTGGCTCGTGTTCGTGCCGGTGTGGGCGCTACTCGTATACGTTCCGGTCGCGCACTGGACCTGGGGACCCGGCGGCTGGATCCTCGAGCACCTCGGCGCACTCGACTTCGCCGGCGGCCTCCCCGTCGAGATCACCTCCGGCGCCTCCGGACTGGCGTTGTGCCTGGTCCTCGGGCCCCGGCTCGGGTTCAAGAAGGAGGCGATGCGGCCGCACAACCTGCCGATGGTCGTGCTGGGCGCGGGGCTGCTCTGGTTCGGCTGGTTCGGCTTCAACGCAGGCTCCGCCCTCGGCGCCAACGGGCTCGCGGCGGCCGTCTTCCTCAACACCCTCGCCGCCGGCTGCACCGGCCTGCTCGGCTGGCTCTTCGTCGAGCACAAGCGCGACGGTCACCCGACGACGCTGGGCGCGGCCTCCGGCGCGGTCGCCGGTCTCGTCGCCATCACCCCGTCCTGCGGCTCGGTCTCGCTGCTGGGCGCGCTCGTCATCGGTCTCGCCGCCGGTGTCGTCTGCTCGTACGCCGTGGGCTGGAAGTTCAAGTTCGACTACGACGACTCCCTGGACGTCGTCGGGGTCCACCTGGTCGGCGGTGTCATCGGCACGCTGCTGATCGGCGTCTTCGCGACGGCCACCATGACGGGCGGCACCGAGGGCCTGCTGCACGGCGGCGGAGTCGGGCAGCTCGGCAAGCAGGCGGTGGCCGTCGTGGTGGTGGCGGCGTACGCCTTTCTCGTCACCTACGGCATCGGCAAGGTCATCGACAAGGTCATGGGCTTCCGGGCGAGCGAGGAGCAGGAGCACACCGGCCTGGACCTTACGGTGCACGCCGAGACCGCTTACGATCACGGGGTCCTGGGGCACGGCGCCCCGGTCACCTCGTCCGTCTCCTCCTCCGTCCCCGCCGCGCAGAAGGTCAAGAACCAGGCATGAAGCTGATCACCGCGATCGTCAAGCCGTACCGGCTCGACGAGGTCAAGACCGCCCTCCAGGAGATCGGCGTGCACGGTCTGACCGTGACCGAGGCGAGTGGCTACGGCCGTCAGCGCGGCCACACCGAGGTGTACCGGGGCGCGGAGTACCAGGTCGACCTGGTGCCCAAGGTCCGGATCGAGGTCGTCGTCGACGACGCGGCGGCCGACGAGGTCATCGACGCCATCGTGAAGGCCGCCCAGACCGGCAAGATCGGCGACGGCAAGGTGTGGGCGCTGCCGGTCGACACGGTCGTACGGGTGCGGACGGGCGAGCGCGGCCCCGACGCGCTGTGAAGCCGTAGCAGCGCCGGGACCGCGCCCCCTCAGTACGTCACGCGTCAGTCGAACACGAACGGGCCCGGCGACTGCGGCCCGGCCGCCGTGCACGTGATCGTGATGCCGAAGACGGTCATCTGCAGCGAGCCGCCGAACGCCTCCAGGCTGTCCCCGGAGGCGACGGTGCCGCTGAGCGGGCCGACCTGGACGGGGTCACCGGCGGCCATCGCCGGGTTCTCCGTGCCGGTGAAGCTGGTGGTGCCGCCGCTCGCCTTGACCAGGGTGAGCGTCGAGGAGATCGAGTCCGCGCCGAGCGCGATCGGCGCGGTGATCGCGGAGGATTTGAGGGTGAGGGTGGCGGCGGTGCCGTCCTGCGTGGCCGTGAGGGTGGCCTCGCCGCCGCCGAAGGCGCCGCAGTCGGCGGTGATCGTCGCCGTGTCGGGGGTGACCGCGAGGGCGGCGGGCGCGAAGGCCAGTCCGGTGACCGCGAGGGCCCCGGCGACCAGCGTCGCACCAGCTCCGATTCGTATGCGTCTCATGGGGATCCGCTCCCTTTCGAGGTGGGGGAATTCCTGGTGTGGGGGGTGCGGGAATTGCTCGGCAGGTGGATGCGGACACACTGCGTCGACAGCTGAAGCGGACAGCTGACGGGGAGAGCTGAACCTGATGGCCCCGGCGGATCTGACGGTCCGTCGGAATCACCGTTTCCATTGATGCGCGTGGGGCCAGGGTCGGCAAGGGTTATTTCCGGCCTCAACTACCGACGGGTCAACTACGGACGGGCGGCTACCGACGGTCACCTACGGACGGGCAACTGCCGGGATCGGCCGGCAAGCGGAGCGTCACCCGCTCCGTACCGGCCGTGAGGCCCTCGTAACCCCGTGAACCCTCCCCTGCGAAAACGCCTACGGCGTTGTCAGTCCCCCGGCGTACCCTGGAAATCGCCAGGCCGCCCCTGTGGCGGGCGAGTCGTATCGAGGAGGACGAGCAAGGCCTTCAGAGCCGGCCCATGACTCAGACACCCACAGCTCACACACCCGCGCAGGGGCAGGCGAGAGCACAGTTCACCGTCCCCGCCCAGCACCCCATGGTGACCGTGCTGGGGTCCGGCGACTCCCTGCTGCGTGTGATCGAGAAGGCCTTCCCGGCGGCCGACATCCATGTCCGGGGCAATGAGATCAGCGCGGTCGGCGATGCCTCTGAAGTCGCCCTCATCCAGCGCCTGTTCGACGAGATGATGCTGGTGCTCCGCACCGGACAGCCGATGACGGAGGACGCAGTGGAACGCTCGATCGCCATGCTCAGAGCGAGCGAGAACGGCGAGGGGGACGGCAAGGAGACCCCGGCCGAGGTGCTCACCCAGAACATCCTCTCTTCCCGTGGCCGCACGATCCGCCCCAAGACCCTCAACCAGAAGCGCTACGTCGACGCGATCGACAAGCACACGATCGTCTTCGGCATCGGCCCCGCCGGTACCGGCAAGACCTACCTCGCCATGGCCAAGGCGGTGCAGGCCCTGCAGTCCAAGCAGGTCAACCGCATCATCCTGACCCGGCCGGCGGTGGAGGCGGGCGAGCGGCTGGGATTCCTGCCGGGCACGCTCTACGAGAAGATCGACCCGTACCTGCGGCCCCTGTACGACGCGCTGCACGACATGCTCGACCCCGACTCGATCCCCCGGCTCATGGCCGCCGGGACCATCGAGGTCGCGCCGCTCGCCTATATGCGTGGCCGCACGCTCAACGACGCCTTCATCATCCTGGACGAGGCCCAGAACACCAGCCCCGAGCAGATGAAGATGTTCCTCACCCGCCTCGGCTTCGACTCGAAGATAGTCATCACCGGTGACGTCACCCAGGTCGACCTCCCGGACGGCACCAAGTCCGGTCTGCGGCAGGTGCAGGACATCCTGGACGGCGTCGAGGACGTCCACTTCTCCCGGCTGTCCTCGCAGGATGTCGTCCGGCACAAGCTGGTCGGCCGTATCGTCGACGCGTACGAGAAGTTCGACAACACGCACGGCACCCAGAACGGCACGCACAAGGGGCAGGGCCGGGGCAAGTCCGGGCACAAAGGGAAGTAGAGCCGAGCAGCACCATGTCGATCGACGTCAACAACGAGTCCGGCACCGAGGTCGACGAGCAGGCGATCCTCGACATCGCCCGCTACGCGCTCGCACGGATGCGCATCCACCCGCTGTCCGAGCTCTCGGTGATCGTGGTGGACGCCGACGCCATGGAGCAGCTCCACATCCAGTGGATGGACCTGCCCGGTCCGACCGATGTCATGTCCTTCCCGATGGATGAGCTGCGGCCGCCGTCCAAGGACGACGACGAGCCGCCCCAGGGGCTCCTCGGCGACATCGTGCTGTGCCCCGAAGTCGCCGCCAAGCAGGGGGCCGAGGCGCCCACGCAGCACTCCATGGACGAGGAGCTCCAGCTGCTCACCGTCCATGGTGTGCTGCATCTGCTCGGGTACGACCACGAGGAGCCCGACGAGAAGGCCGAGATGTTCGGCCTTCAGGCCGCCATCGTGGACGGCTGGCGCTCGGAGCAGGGCCTGACCGGTCCTTCCCCGGCCCCGACCGTGTCATGAGCCTCCCCCTCGTCTCCGGTGCGATCGCCCTGGTGGTCGTCGCCTGGCTCGCCGCCTGCGCGGAGGCGGGCCTGGCGCGTGTCTCCAGCTTCCGCGCCGAGGAGGCCGTACGCGGCGGCCGGCGCGGCAGCGAGAAGCTGGCGCTCGTCGCCGCCGACCCGACGCGCTATCTGAACGTGGCGCTGCTGGTGCGCGTGGCCTGCGAGATGGCCGCCGCCGCGCTCGTCACCTACGCCTGCCTCCAGGAGTTCGACAGCACCACCGAGGCACTTCTGGTCGCGATAGCGGTCATGGTGCTGGTGTCGTACGTCGCCGTCGGGGTCTCCCCGCGGACCATCGGGCGCCAGCATCCGCTGAACACGGCGACGGCGGCGGCGTATGTGCTGCTGCCGCTCGCCCGGATCATGGGTCCGATCCCCTACCTGCTGATCCTCATCGGCAACGCGCTCACCCCCGGCAAGGGCTTCCGGCGCGGCCCCTTCGCCTCCGAGGCGGAGCTGCGCGCGCTGGTGGACCTCGCCGAGAAGGAGTCGCTGATCGAGGACGAGGAGCGCCGCATGGTGCACTCGGTCTTCGAGCTGGGCGACACGCTGGTGCGGGAGGTGATGGTCCCGCGCACCGACCTGGTCGTCATCGAGCGTTACAAGACCATCCGCCAGGCCCTCACCCTCGCCCTGCGCTCCGGTTTCTCGCGCATACCGGTCGTCGGGGAGAGCGAGGACGACGTGGTCGGGATGGTGTACCTGAAGGACCTGGCCCGCAAGACGCACATCTCCCGGGACGCGGAGAGCGAGCTGGTGTCGACGGCGATGCGGCCCGCGTTCTTCGTGCCGGACACCAAGAACGCCGGCGATCTGCTGCGCGAGATGCAGAAGGAGCGCAATCACGTCGCCGTGGTCATCGACGAGTACGGCGGCACCGCCGGCATCGTCACCATCGAGGACATCCTCGAGGAGATCGTCGGCGAGATCACCGACGAGTACGACCGTGAGCTGCCGCCGGTGGAGGAGCTGGGCGAGGACCGCTACCGGGTGACCGCCCGCCTGGACATCACCGACCTCGGAGAGTTGTACGGCCTCGACGAGTACGACGACGAGGACGTGGAGACGGTCGGCGGGCTGCTCGCGAAGGCGCTGGGCCGGGTGCCGATCGCCGGGGCGTCGTCCGTGGTCGAGCTGCCCGACCGCCGTGAACTGCGGCTGACGGCGGAGGCGGCGGCCGGCCGGCGGAACAAGATCGTGACGGTGCTGGTCGAGCCGCTGGCCCCGGCGCCGGCGCCGGACGAGGAGGAGGCGAGGGCGGAGTGACGCCCGAGGAGCTGCGCGGCTTCTGCCTGTCCTTCAACGCCGCGGTGGAGGACTTCCCCTTCAACCCGGACATCTCCGTCTTCAAGGTCCTGGGCAAGATGTTCGCCCTGAGCTGGATGGACGCCCGCCCGCTCACCGTCAACCTCAAGTGCGACCCGGAGGACGCGATCCGGCTGCGCGGGGAGCACGAGGGGCTGATCGCCCCCGGCTACCACATGAACAAGCGGCACTGGAACACCGTCACCGTGGACGGCGAACTCCCGGACCGGCTGGTCCGGGAGCTCATCGAGGACTCGTACGACCTTGTCGTGGCCGGGCTACCGAGAGCCGACCGGCTGCGACTCGACCGCCCCTGAGCCGGTCCCCCGCGTGGCCGTCCGCCGGGTCCGCAGGCCCAGCCCGACCAGGGCCGCGGCGGCCAGGACGATCCCCGCGTCGAGGGCCAGCACCGTGCGGGTGCCGGACAGCAGGTCGCCGGAGGTCGTCGCGAGGACGCCCAGCAGCGGGATGCCGATCGTGATGCCGACCTGCTGGGTCGAGGTGACCAGGCCGGTGGCCAGGCCCTGTTCCTCGTCGGGGACTCCGGAGGTGGCCGTCAGGCCGTAGGAGATGATCGCGCCCAGGTGGAACATGCTCGCCAGCGAGACGGCGGCCGTGGCGAGCCAGACGGACCAGGCGTGGGCGTCGAGGAACACCAGGGCGGCGATGAAGGCGCCCTGCCCCGCGAGCGAGAGGGCCAGCGTGCGGCGGGCGCCGAGACGGCTGACGAACCTCGGGGTGAGCGTGCCCGCGATCACCGACAGCACGCCCTGGACACCGAAGACCAGGCCCGTCTGCCAGGCCGCCAGATGCAGGATCTCCTGCAGGTACAGGGTGAGGACGAAGATCACCGTCGACATCATCGAGAAGGTGACCAGGCCGCCCACGTTGCCCCACGCCACCGTGCGGCGGCGCAGCATGGGCAGGGAGACCAGGGGTGCCTCGGTGCGGGACTCGACGACCGCGAAGGCCGTGAGCAGCGCGAGGCCCGCGACCAGTGTCGCGATGACGTCGGCATGGGCGAAGCCGTGGTCGGCGGCCGTCGTCAGGGCGTAGATCAGGGACAGCAGACCGCCGGTGACGGTGACCGCGCCCGGCAGGTCCAGATGCGGGCGGTCCGGGGTGCGGGACTCGGGCAGCAGGCCGGGGGCGAGCGGCAGCACGATCAGGGCGAAGATCGCGAGCAGGCCCATCGTGGAGCGCCAGCCGAACGCGTCGGTCAGGACACCGCCCGCGACCACGCCGATGGTGAAACCGAGGGACATCAGCGTCCCCGAGATGCCGAGCGCGCGGTCCCGGGCGGGGCCCTCGGCGAAGGTGGTGGTCAGCAGGGACATCCCCGTGGGGACGATGACCGCCGCGCCGAGGCCCTGCAGGGCGCGTCCCGCGAGGAACGACGCCGGGTCCCAGGCGAACGTCGCGAGCACCGAGGCCGCGGCGAACAGGGCGAGGCCCGTGAGGAACAGCTTGCGGCGGCCGTAGAGGTCGCCGATGCGGCCGAAGAGGAGCAGGAACCCGCCCGACGGCAGCGCGAACGCCGTGACCGCCCACTGCAGCGCCGACTGGCTCATGCCGAGGTCGGCGCCGAGGACGGGGAGGGCGACGTTCAGGACG containing:
- a CDS encoding MmcQ/YjbR family DNA-binding protein, producing MTPEELRGFCLSFNAAVEDFPFNPDISVFKVLGKMFALSWMDARPLTVNLKCDPEDAIRLRGEHEGLIAPGYHMNKRHWNTVTVDGELPDRLVRELIEDSYDLVVAGLPRADRLRLDRP
- a CDS encoding hemolysin family protein; protein product: MSLPLVSGAIALVVVAWLAACAEAGLARVSSFRAEEAVRGGRRGSEKLALVAADPTRYLNVALLVRVACEMAAAALVTYACLQEFDSTTEALLVAIAVMVLVSYVAVGVSPRTIGRQHPLNTATAAAYVLLPLARIMGPIPYLLILIGNALTPGKGFRRGPFASEAELRALVDLAEKESLIEDEERRMVHSVFELGDTLVREVMVPRTDLVVIERYKTIRQALTLALRSGFSRIPVVGESEDDVVGMVYLKDLARKTHISRDAESELVSTAMRPAFFVPDTKNAGDLLREMQKERNHVAVVIDEYGGTAGIVTIEDILEEIVGEITDEYDRELPPVEELGEDRYRVTARLDITDLGELYGLDEYDDEDVETVGGLLAKALGRVPIAGASSVVELPDRRELRLTAEAAAGRRNKIVTVLVEPLAPAPAPDEEEARAE
- a CDS encoding ammonium transporter; the protein is MPLAAAQAAQIDTGDTAWLLAATALVLLMTPGLALFYGGMVRTKSVLNMLMMSFVSVALVTVVWLACGYSLAFGDDVAGGLIGGLEHAGMAGLGPDSVQGTVPTVLFATFQLTFAIITAALVSGAVADRAKFGAWLVFVPVWALLVYVPVAHWTWGPGGWILEHLGALDFAGGLPVEITSGASGLALCLVLGPRLGFKKEAMRPHNLPMVVLGAGLLWFGWFGFNAGSALGANGLAAAVFLNTLAAGCTGLLGWLFVEHKRDGHPTTLGAASGAVAGLVAITPSCGSVSLLGALVIGLAAGVVCSYAVGWKFKFDYDDSLDVVGVHLVGGVIGTLLIGVFATATMTGGTEGLLHGGGVGQLGKQAVAVVVVAAYAFLVTYGIGKVIDKVMGFRASEEQEHTGLDLTVHAETAYDHGVLGHGAPVTSSVSSSVPAAQKVKNQA
- the ybeY gene encoding rRNA maturation RNase YbeY, which gives rise to MSIDVNNESGTEVDEQAILDIARYALARMRIHPLSELSVIVVDADAMEQLHIQWMDLPGPTDVMSFPMDELRPPSKDDDEPPQGLLGDIVLCPEVAAKQGAEAPTQHSMDEELQLLTVHGVLHLLGYDHEEPDEKAEMFGLQAAIVDGWRSEQGLTGPSPAPTVS
- the era gene encoding GTPase Era, with the translated sequence MSVRSKSSEPSEAPHRAGFACFVGRPNAGKSTLTNALVGQKVAITANQPQTTRHTVRGIVHREDAQLILVDTPGLHKPRTLLGERLNDVVRTTWAEVDVIGFCLPANEKLGPGDRFIAKELASIKKTPKIAIVTKTDLVDGKTLAEQLIAIDQLGKELGFEWAEIVPVSAVGDKQVGLLADLIVPLLPEGPALYPEGDLTDEPEQVMIAELIREAALEGVRDELPHSIAVVVEEMLPREDRPADKPLLDIHAFVYIERPSQKGIIIGPKGKRLKDVGIKSRKQIEALLGTPVFLDLHVKVAKDWQRDPRQLRKLGF
- a CDS encoding P-II family nitrogen regulator, whose product is MKLITAIVKPYRLDEVKTALQEIGVHGLTVTEASGYGRQRGHTEVYRGAEYQVDLVPKVRIEVVVDDAAADEVIDAIVKAAQTGKIGDGKVWALPVDTVVRVRTGERGPDAL
- a CDS encoding MFS transporter yields the protein MAIDTTSSPTTTSPGPTAPPSPDTPRPTPRMSTRDKLVLFVLCAAQFMVALDFSVLNVALPVLGADLGMSQSALQWAVTAFALPSGGFLLLFGRIGDLYGRRKLFLTGLALFAAASVLATFAWDPASFLAGRALQGLGAAVIVPTGMSLLTTTFAEGPARDRALGISGTLMSLGFTIGVVAGGVLTDAFGWRSTMGLLAIFALIVLPLAPGLLPESRTPDRPHLDLPGAVTVTGGLLSLIYALTTAADHGFAHADVIATLVAGLALLTAFAVVESRTEAPLVSLPMLRRRTVAWGNVGGLVTFSMMSTVIFVLTLYLQEILHLAAWQTGLVFGVQGVLSVIAGTLTPRFVSRLGARRTLALSLAGQGAFIAALVFLDAHAWSVWLATAAVSLASMFHLGAIISYGLTATSGVPDEEQGLATGLVTSTQQVGITIGIPLLGVLATTSGDLLSGTRTVLALDAGIVLAAAALVGLGLRTRRTATRGTGSGAVESQPVGSR
- a CDS encoding PhoH family protein; the protein is MTQTPTAHTPAQGQARAQFTVPAQHPMVTVLGSGDSLLRVIEKAFPAADIHVRGNEISAVGDASEVALIQRLFDEMMLVLRTGQPMTEDAVERSIAMLRASENGEGDGKETPAEVLTQNILSSRGRTIRPKTLNQKRYVDAIDKHTIVFGIGPAGTGKTYLAMAKAVQALQSKQVNRIILTRPAVEAGERLGFLPGTLYEKIDPYLRPLYDALHDMLDPDSIPRLMAAGTIEVAPLAYMRGRTLNDAFIILDEAQNTSPEQMKMFLTRLGFDSKIVITGDVTQVDLPDGTKSGLRQVQDILDGVEDVHFSRLSSQDVVRHKLVGRIVDAYEKFDNTHGTQNGTHKGQGRGKSGHKGK